One region of Polaribacter pectinis genomic DNA includes:
- the atpD gene encoding F0F1 ATP synthase subunit beta, translating into MSTTTGKVSQIIGPVIDVEFNTENELPKIYDSLEIKKADGSILVLEVQQHIGEDTVRTISMDATDGLSRGVEVTATGNPIQMPIGNDIYGRLFNVTGDAIDGLGNLKKEGKDGLPIHRSAPKFEDLSVSTEVLFTGIKVIDLIEPYAKGGKIGLFGGAGVGKTVLIQELINNIAKGHGGLSVFAGVGERTREGNDLLREMLESGIIKYGDDFMHSMEEGGWDLSKVDKAGMKDSKATFVFGQMNEPPGARARVALSGLTIAEYFRDGAGEAQGKDVLFFVDNIFRFTQAGSEVSALLGRMPSAVGYQPTLATEMGAMQERITSTKKGSITSVQAVYVPADDLTDPAPATTFAHLDATTVLSRKIAELGIYPAVDPLDSTSRILSAEILGDEHYNTATAVKEILQRYKELQDIIAILGMEELSEEDKLVVHRARRVQRFLSQPFHVAEQFTGIPGVLVDIKDTIKGFNMIMDGELDKYPEAAFNLRGSIQDAIDAGEKMLAEA; encoded by the coding sequence ATGTCTACAACAACAGGTAAAGTTTCTCAAATTATTGGACCAGTAATTGATGTTGAATTCAATACAGAAAACGAGCTTCCTAAAATCTATGATTCTTTAGAAATTAAAAAAGCGGATGGTTCTATTTTAGTATTAGAAGTACAGCAACATATTGGTGAAGATACAGTAAGAACCATATCTATGGATGCTACTGATGGTTTAAGTAGAGGAGTAGAAGTTACTGCAACAGGTAACCCAATACAAATGCCAATTGGAAATGATATTTATGGACGTTTATTCAACGTTACAGGTGATGCAATTGATGGTTTAGGTAATTTGAAAAAAGAAGGTAAAGATGGTTTACCAATACACAGATCAGCACCTAAATTTGAAGATTTATCTGTTTCAACAGAAGTTTTATTTACAGGGATTAAAGTAATCGATTTAATTGAGCCTTATGCAAAAGGAGGTAAAATTGGATTATTTGGTGGAGCAGGAGTAGGGAAAACTGTATTAATTCAAGAGCTTATTAACAATATTGCAAAAGGACATGGTGGATTATCAGTTTTTGCAGGAGTTGGAGAAAGAACTCGTGAAGGAAATGATTTACTTCGTGAAATGTTAGAGTCTGGAATTATAAAATACGGAGACGATTTTATGCATTCTATGGAAGAAGGAGGATGGGATTTATCTAAAGTAGATAAAGCTGGAATGAAAGACTCTAAAGCAACCTTCGTATTCGGACAAATGAACGAGCCACCTGGAGCACGTGCAAGAGTTGCATTATCTGGGTTAACTATAGCAGAATATTTTAGAGATGGAGCTGGTGAAGCACAAGGAAAAGATGTACTTTTCTTCGTAGATAATATTTTCCGTTTTACACAAGCAGGTTCAGAAGTTTCTGCACTTTTAGGTCGTATGCCTTCCGCAGTAGGTTATCAACCAACCCTAGCAACAGAGATGGGTGCAATGCAAGAGCGTATTACATCAACTAAAAAAGGTTCTATTACATCTGTACAGGCCGTATATGTACCTGCAGATGATTTAACAGATCCAGCACCAGCAACTACATTTGCGCATTTAGATGCTACAACAGTATTGTCTCGTAAAATTGCTGAGTTAGGTATTTATCCTGCAGTAGATCCATTAGATTCTACTTCAAGAATTTTATCAGCAGAAATTTTAGGTGATGAACATTATAATACAGCAACAGCAGTAAAAGAAATTTTACAACGTTATAAAGAATTACAAGATATTATTGCCATTTTAGGAATGGAAGAACTATCTGAAGAAGATAAATTAGTAGTTCACAGAGCAAGACGTGTACAACGTTTCTTATCTCAACCTTTCCACGTAGCTGAACAATTTACTGGTATACCAGGAGTTTTAGTAGATATTAAAGACACTATTAAAGGATTTAATATGATTATGGATGGTGAGTTAGATAAATATCCTGAGGCAGCATTTAACTTAAGAGGATCTATTCAAGATGCTATTGATGCAGGAGAAAAAATGTTAGCTGAGGCTTAA